From Paenibacillus graminis, a single genomic window includes:
- the glgD gene encoding glucose-1-phosphate adenylyltransferase subunit GlgD, translating to MKELMGVINLDHELDKLNELTYFRCGAAVPFASRYRLIDFVLSNMMRAELESVGLFVRRKYRSLMDHLGDGKSWDMNRKHGGLFILPPDWNDPTDTSLGDLQHYHNNLDFFKRASAKYIVFSGSQHINTVDLQEVYQYHLEKGADVTLVYKKIDQLQPEHDPCLRVEVDEDSNVTEIHQEKDHPNVYLDIFIMEKKLFLEQVEYCIAHGESYFFRDAVQKNRHKFKITAYEYTGYHAVINSLESYYKNSLNLLQQDNYFGLFKENPVQTKIKYEAPTRYLDSAEVSNSLVANGCIIAGTVENSVIFRGVQIRKGARIVNSVIMQKCVIEENAVIENVIMDKDVHLSKDRILVGDSKRPFVIAKSSKI from the coding sequence ATGAAAGAACTCATGGGCGTCATCAATCTTGACCATGAACTGGACAAATTAAACGAGCTGACCTATTTCCGCTGCGGCGCGGCTGTACCTTTTGCCAGCCGGTACCGGCTGATCGACTTTGTTCTCTCCAACATGATGCGTGCGGAGCTGGAAAGCGTAGGGCTGTTTGTCCGCCGCAAATACCGCTCGCTGATGGACCATCTCGGCGACGGCAAATCATGGGATATGAACCGCAAGCATGGCGGGTTGTTCATTTTGCCGCCTGACTGGAATGATCCCACAGATACCTCCCTGGGAGATCTGCAGCATTATCACAACAATCTTGATTTCTTCAAGCGGGCTTCAGCCAAATATATCGTGTTCTCAGGCAGCCAGCATATCAATACCGTAGACCTCCAGGAAGTGTATCAATATCATTTGGAGAAGGGTGCCGATGTCACGCTGGTATACAAGAAGATTGACCAGCTTCAGCCGGAGCATGATCCGTGCCTGCGGGTTGAGGTCGATGAAGACAGCAATGTGACGGAGATCCATCAGGAGAAGGATCATCCCAATGTGTATCTGGATATTTTTATTATGGAGAAAAAACTGTTCCTGGAGCAGGTTGAATACTGCATCGCGCATGGGGAGAGCTACTTTTTCCGCGATGCCGTCCAGAAGAACCGCCACAAGTTCAAAATTACCGCTTATGAATATACAGGCTATCATGCCGTGATCAATTCGCTGGAGAGCTATTACAAGAACAGTCTGAATCTGCTGCAGCAGGATAATTATTTCGGACTCTTCAAAGAAAACCCGGTCCAGACGAAAATAAAATATGAAGCCCCTACCCGCTATCTGGACAGCGCCGAGGTCAGCAACTCGCTGGTAGCCAATGGCTGCATCATCGCCGGAACGGTGGAGAACAGCGTGATTTTCCGGGGGGTACAGATCCGTAAGGGAGCGCGCATCGTCAATTCGGTGATTATGCAGAAATGCGTCATTGAAGAGAATGCCGTGATTGAGAATGTCATTATGGATAAAGATGTGCATCTGAGTAAGGACCGGATACTTGTCGGGGACAGCAAGCGTCCATTCGTGATTGCCAAGAGCAGTAAGATCTAA